Proteins encoded by one window of Halosolutus amylolyticus:
- a CDS encoding pterin cluster protein: MTAETTIDQRAQQARTTTVEVRCTGHVRDAVGSHELEYTFEGDRLREFLESFFAEYDVEDMLIAETEAEATAHGWAPVPDELPGTWRKNPEGDQTRPYARVCINGRFNEHYEGFETTLEDGDRVALIYPFMFCC; the protein is encoded by the coding sequence ATGACAGCCGAGACGACGATCGATCAGCGCGCACAGCAGGCCCGGACGACGACGGTCGAGGTCCGGTGTACCGGTCACGTCCGCGACGCCGTCGGATCCCACGAACTCGAGTACACCTTCGAGGGCGATCGACTCCGGGAGTTCCTCGAATCGTTCTTCGCGGAGTACGACGTCGAGGACATGCTCATCGCCGAGACCGAGGCCGAGGCGACCGCCCACGGCTGGGCACCCGTTCCCGACGAACTGCCGGGCACCTGGCGCAAGAACCCCGAGGGGGACCAGACCCGACCCTACGCCCGCGTCTGCATCAACGGGCGGTTCAACGAGCACTACGAGGGGTTCGAGACGACACTCGAGGACGGCGATCGGGTCGCGCTGATCTACCCGTTCATGTTCTGTTGCTGA
- a CDS encoding CGCGG family rSAM-modified RiPP protein produces the protein MTEDVADVEPVTRREHDASWSANLEKPRHADDRDLVIEQARDAIAATAGGYHVNLVTHGDHGHPEEYLWDELEATFDGIDVEYVDQCGCGGHVTRVHVASSE, from the coding sequence ATGACCGAAGACGTCGCCGACGTCGAACCCGTGACGCGTCGCGAGCACGACGCCTCGTGGTCCGCGAACCTCGAGAAACCCCGCCACGCCGACGATCGCGACCTCGTGATCGAGCAGGCCAGGGACGCGATCGCGGCCACCGCAGGCGGCTATCACGTCAACCTCGTCACCCACGGCGACCACGGCCACCCCGAGGAGTACCTCTGGGACGAACTCGAGGCGACCTTCGACGGGATCGACGTGGAGTACGTCGATCAGTGTGGCTGTGGCGGCCACGTCACGCGAGTCCACGTCGCGTCGTCGGAGTGA